NNNNNNNNNNNNNNNNNNNNNNNNNNNNNNNNNNNNNNNTGTCGCCGCCATGTCCTCCTCGTGCGTCCCCCCCAAGAACTGTGTCGTCCACGACCCCGACCCCGGCAGCCACGACAACGATGACTCCCGCAGCGAGTGCGGGTCCCTCTGCACGTGCACTTCGAGCAGTATGACCTCCATCGCCACCTCTGTCAGCAGAGATCCGCGAGGGTCCTCGGTGTCCCTCGCCAGCCCGGCCGTGTCCTCGGCGCCCAACGGCACCCCGGCGTCCCCGCAGGCTCAGGAGACCAGCGATAACCCCTTTATCGTAGTGTTCGTCCCATCGCAGATGCTCTCGGGGCGCCGCGGATGCGGCACCTGCGGGACCTGCTACGGGGAGGCAGCAATGAAAACGGCGCTGCGGGTGATCCTCCGGACGGCGTGTGAGTTCTGCCCGTGGGTGGCAGGCTTCGTGATCATCTACTACACCTTCTACTGGTGGGGCCTCGGCTCCGGCTTCTCCGCCTTCCTCATCATGATGGGGACGCACGCGCTCATCCGCTTCATCAGGGCTCGAAGCAGCTCCAAGTGCTTGTTCAAGTGCTCCCGCCGGGACAACGCCGACGTCCCCAACGTGAGATATTTACTGGGTCATTCATTTCTTTTAGGCAGCGTTTATCCTGTTAAAAGATGCTCTGAATGGTTCTCAGTACACTGTTTATTGTTTCCATGAAGAGATTAAtgcctatttttcttttcatggtaCACATACAGTTACCCAGCTGTAGTCTCATTGCCGAatatctacctatcagtctattTGCCGAtctatgtttatgtgcatatttAAATTTTGCTCTCTGCGCATCCAGTCAGTTGTCTAAATGCTTGCATATacgttttaaacacacacacacacatctgttgcGGCCTAGCATAACACGTCATTCTATTCTGTTTGTCNNNNNNNNNNNNNNNNNNNNNNNNNNNNNNNNNNNNNNNNNNNNNNNNNNNNNNNNNNNACAGAGAGACCCCCAGACATCGCTTTGGAGGAACCACCGTCTTACGAAGCAGCGGTGGTGAAACCGCCGCCTTACGACCTGTACCACCACCTCACGCCGACTCAGCCCCGCAGCGCACTGCAAGCGCCGCCAATCACGGAGAAAAAGCTGCAAAAGTCACAGTTCCTGGGATTGCCCAATTTGCAGCAGCCTCCCAGTGTCACCGATGACGAAGACGACGATGTCTTTCTGCCATCTTACCAGGAAGCCGTCAGACTCTCcttcaaaagtgaaaaaaagtctGAGGGTTAGGATTCACCCTTGGAAAGAAGCCCCACGAAACTGGTAGTCCATCATCAAGCGTGGAGTCGACTCACCGGCTCGGCGCTCgtgggagaggcagagaagggaaCGCCTGTCGGGTTCCTTCGCGGTTCTGCTCGAGGTCTTGAACTTCTACGAGCCGTCGAAGGGCGTCGTGACGACAGGTCTTAATAGGCTGTCTCAGCGAGCCTTAATAGCAAGGGGGAGTCCGTTTCCCtttaaacaattaataattatagCACTGAACGCTTAAGAAAGAAATCAGGGACACAGGTGGAAGTTTGGCTAATATAGTAGTGGAGTAACTGTAACATTAATACCATTAGCCCAGCGATCTTAACCACCCTATTTCGTCTTACACTCTTGGAGACCAACTTGAGCTCGGGTGTCTGCGCAGGTATAAGTCACAAATGCACCTGCGCAAGATAAACCCGTTCCAGGAGCATTTATCCGGGTACTAAAGGCACTCCGAAATAACTCATCCAACATACCTGAGCGGACTAAATACCTTTGTTATAGTTAAACACGGCAAAGAGTATGGTAGTATGTTCTAGGGCGTTGGCCGAAGGGGAATACACAATTAGTCAATACAATTACGGTGAAATCACATGGGTGTCGTTAATCCAGTAGActattagatatttatttataactatttctcattttttctcgttcttgctCACAGTTTCTAATCTTCACATGCGTGTCTTCATTCGCATGCCATTCTTCGTTGTTCATGTCGCGACTCATAGAGGGCATTgtccaatatcattttttttttttttatcaagtcactATCAATTATGTCTTGGTGTGTTTTCCAGACTTTTTTTTACgtcatgaaatatatttattggaCCTAAATACAAACACATTAAAGGCCAGTATATAAGAACTTTTTCTGCCGTTTGTGGCAAAGAAATATGTTCTTCCATTTGTACTGAAGCATTGAATAAATCTTGTTTAGGTATATATCTTTACATTCcatatggggagggagagagggggaggtaggggaaagagaaaatgaaNNNNNNNNNNNNNNNNNNNNNNNNNNNNNNNNNNNNNNNNNNNNNNNNNNNNNNNNNNNNNNNNNNNNNNNNNNNAACAGATTGAAAGAGAGAACATATACTGtataaccaaagaaaaaaagaaaaatagcgcGAGCTAGTAAACTAAGGATGaaggaagcaaacaaaaaaccgAGACTATAAGTGCACGAGTTCTAACGAGAACgcataggagagagaagacaatgatacatattcattattactgCTTAGTTGAAATCTGACAGCAATGACTGTTTTGCGTTTTGGTACATTAAGGTTAATGTTACAATactgagaaaaaaatgttattatctgTGTGGAAACTGAATAATGTAAAGTCTAAATCTTGCCTCACACTTCCCTCGCATTCTGCTGAATAAAAGATAGTTTGAAGTCTCTGTAAGGTATGTTGGTCTGTTCTCACATATTAGTAGATTTTTGCTATGATGCAATGTGGCAAAGAACAAGTTACATCGAAATTAATACAAAAGCTGTTGAAAGTCAAAGAAACACATGTGATGATAATTACAGAATACATCCCAAGTAAGCCTTTTTTTCAATTCAAATTCATCATTTAAtggcaacacacaaacaccgaatCAAACTAACCCCAACGCCATAGTTACGCATCGTATCGCTATCTGAAGGAAGTGGCAATTTTCATTTCTCTACATGCACACCCCCTATGCCCTGGCTGATAACGAGTCCgagtttttacattttaatcacTTGAACGCTAGATTCAGCGGGTTCTTTGGTTATGCGAGAAGACCCGCCATTGACGTCACCGCAGTACGTGATGTGTGCGTAAATGGTTCGAATAACCGCCTCCCGCAACCtgtttctgtctgcttgtttctGAGTCCGAGTggaaatgaaataggaaaaaaggcTCTAATCATTTATAGTTTTATCGGATGGGTGTGGTATTATGTCTGTGTTGCATTTCAATTCGCGTACCGACTCGTGAANNNNNNNNNNNNNNNNNNNNNNNNNNNNNAGTATTTTGATCATCATACTTACAAAGTAATGTTTGTTAAATCAACTGTTTATAGTTGAAAACTTTCCAATTCATATCTCTGTCGCTGAGAGATAATGTTCTAAACACAGCAAAGAGACTACAGAATATGCGAATTaactttaattttaatatcaGGAACCGAAACATTAATTCTAAAAGTCCTTGTACTGAAGACTCAGTACCTTGATAGGTCTACAAGCATTACAGTATTCGTAATCATTTGAGTATAGGCCGCCAGCTTACCTAGATCAATAGATAATTAAcgacaataatattttaaaatagatggaaaaaaatcgtatagtaatattattttgaaatatatacgaACGAATACTTTTGGCCTCACTATCAGGAGGATATTTATGATCACGTGGTATGTGAGGACTGAACAAAACCCGGAAGTTCTTTCTATACTGAGAATGGACCTTTTTATGCTAAAACACGGAACTAAAATACGCAACACACTCGACACATGTTCACGTCAGCCGTACTTGCTACCTTCATAATTCTTGTATAGAAACCTATACTGGATTGCTGTGATACGAATgtaattttttgataatattcCCGAGTAAATTAGNNNNNNNNNNNNNNNNNNNNNNNNNNNNNNNNNNNNNNNNNNNNNNNNNNNNNNNNNNNNNNNNNNNNNNNNNNNNNNNNNNNNNNNNNNNNNNNNNNNNNNNNNNNNNNNNNNNNNNNNNNNNNNNNNNNNNNNNNNNNNNNNNNNNNNNNNNNNNNNNNNNNNNNNNNNNNNNNNNNNNNNNNNNNNNNNNNNNNNNNNNNNNNNNNNNNNNNNNNNNNNNNNNNNNNNNNNNNNNNNNNNNNNNNNNNNNNNNNNNNNNNNNNNNNNNNNNNNNNNNNNNNNNNNNNNNNNNNNNNNNNNNNNNNNNNNNNNNNNNNNNNNNNNNNNNNCATGCAAATATGACTTTCGTAGATACTGTCAAAACAAACGTCCACAAAAGTTACAATAATTTTGTACGTGAATTACTCCTTTTCATTCATTATAACTATCACATATCTACCACCTTTTTTCATTGattcaaatagaaaaaatagaagtcATCGGCTTATTTCCATCTGTAATTAaataacttcataaaaaaaaagttttattcacTCGCATGGGCGCGTCTCAATTTTTTCTGCGGGTtggagattttctttttctttggtgtaTTCAAGGAAATGCGAGTCATAGTTTTCGTATACTTTCgatattcttccttctttttttattctacatTAAAACGTTATTCTCCATGCTGAAATCCGATATCTTTAATTACTAcgtgtaataattataaaagaatctgtctgcgtgtgtgtatggcctAAAATTCTTAATTCTTATCAAGAATCTACAATTATCAAAGGAAACGCACAACAAAACCATCTCTCGCAGGCGGCCAGTCCTCACTGCCGCAGACAAAAGAACAGCCCGCCATCGGCAGTAGCAGCAATGGCAACAGCCGGACGAGGAAGGTCGCTTGGCATCCCTGTGCANNNNNNNNNNNNNNNNNNNNNNNNNNNNNNNNNNNNNNNNNNNNNNNNNNNNNNNNNNNNNNNNNNNNNNNNNNNNNNNNNNNNNNNNNNNNNNNNNNNNNNNNNNNNNNNNNNNNNNNNNNNNNNNNNNNNNNNNNNNNNNNNNNNNNNNNNNNNNNNNNN
This Penaeus monodon isolate SGIC_2016 chromosome 19, NSTDA_Pmon_1, whole genome shotgun sequence DNA region includes the following protein-coding sequences:
- the LOC119585404 gene encoding uncharacterized protein LOC119585404 translates to VAAMSSSCVPPKNCVVHDPDPGSHDNDDSRSECGSLCTCTSSSMTSIATSVSRDPRGSSVSLASPAVSSAPNGTPASPQAQETSDNPFIVVFVPSQMLSGRRGCGTCGTCYGEAAMKTALRVILRTACEFCPWVAGFVIIYYTFYWWGLGSGFSAFLIMMGTHALIRFIRARSSSKCLFKCSRRDNADVPNVRYLLGHSFLLGSVYPVKRCSEERPPDIALEEPPSYEAAVVKPPPYDLYHHLTPTQPRSALQAPPITEKKLQKSQFLGLPNLQQPPSVTDDEDDDVFLPSYQEAVRLSFKSEKKSEG